Part of the Gemmatimonadetes bacterium SCN 70-22 genome, GATGCGCGTCGCCTGATGCGCGTCGCCTGATGCGCGTCGCCTGATGCGCGTCGCCTGATGCGCGTCGCCTGATGCGGCGCGGCGACGGGAACACCGCGCTCGTGCACGACGCGCCCCAGACGCAAACGGGGGGTGGCTCCGTGCTGGAGCCACCCCCCGATGCCTGCCGCTGCGTCGCGCCCTACGCCGCCCCCGAGGCCAGGCGGATCGCCAGCTTCGAGAAGAGGAAGAGGAGCCCGATGATCGTCACGATGGCGACCATGAGCGGCCCCGTGAACAGGGCGCGGAAGATCTTGTGGTCGTACTTGAGGTGCATGTAGAACATCACGACGATCGCGAACTTCACGGCCGACATGATGAGGAGCGACGGGACGAAGGCCTTCGTGGCGACGAACTCGGGGATGTAGTAGACCCAGACCTCGACGACCGTGATGAGGAACAGGATGAGCGCCACCCACTTGTACTCCTTCCACGTCGGGTGGTAGGGCTCGGCGTGTGCGTTCGAGTGCGACGACATGTGGGGGCTCAGTCCGGAATGAGGTAGAGGAGGGTGAAGATCGCGATCCACACCACGTCGACGAAGTGCCAGTACAGCGCGGCGATGTCGACGTTGAGGGCGTCGGACGGCTGCAGTCCGCGCTTGTAGTCGATGGCGAGGAGCGTCCCGAGCCAGATGACCCCGGCGGTGACGTGCGCGCCGTGGAAGCCGGTGAGCGTGAAGAAGGTCGAGCCGAAGAGGTTGCGGCGGATGGTCAGCCCTTCATGTACGAAGGAGGTGAACTCGTAGGCCTGGAAGGCGAGGAAGCCGGCGCCCAGGAGGCACGTCATCCACAGCCACAGCTTGCTCGACGTGAGCGCCTTGTCCCACCAGCCGGCCCCCGGGGGGAGCGGCTTTCCCCTGTTCTCGACCGCAGACAAGGCCAGCACCATCGCCAACGACGACATCAGGAGGACGAACGTCGAGGCCGAGGTGACGGGGATGTTGAGGATGGCGGGGTAGACCTTTCCGGAGGAGGGATCGGTCCACGGCGAATGGGGGAAGGGGCCGACGAGGCTCTTCCCCTTGTAGATCAGGTACGTGGAGATGAGCGAGGCGAACAGCATGCACTCCGACCCGATGAACGCCCAGATGGCGATCTTCCGGTTGTCGAGACCGGTGGTCGTGTAGTGGTGGCCGTGGGCTGCTTCAGCGCTGTGAGACATTCGATGAAGAGACGGGAGACAGGAGGCGGGGGACGGGAGTGGCATCCACTCCCGTCCGCTGGGCTAGTGGTGATCCTCGAGCGGGGTCGTGAGCCAGGCGTACAGGTAGCCGACCCACATGGCCGTCCCGCCATACATCAGCAGGTACGCCGGGACCTTCATCCCCTTGGGGAGGAAGATCAGTCCCGCGAACATCAGGGTGATGCCTAACGCCACGAAGAACGGCTTGATGGTCGAGGAGGGCATGGCGATGCCCAGCTCCTTCGCCGTCTTCGTCTCCGTCTCGATGTGCACGGGCGCCATGTCGTGCTCACCCGTCTGCCGCATCGCGTCGTCCCACCCGGATTGCGTGTGCGGGATGTCGGACGTGCGCTCGGGGTGCGTCAGGTCCCACAGCGGGTAGCGCGAGGTGACCATCGGGATCTTGGCGAAGTTGTACTCCGGCGGCGGCGAGGGGATCGACCACTCGAGCGTCGGCGCATCCCAGGGGTTCGGCCCCGCGACTTCGCCGTGCTTCTTGGACCTGAAGAAGTTGTAGATGAAGATCAGGGTGGCCGGCGCCAGGA contains:
- a CDS encoding cytochrome oxidase subunit III; the encoded protein is MSHSAEAAHGHHYTTTGLDNRKIAIWAFIGSECMLFASLISTYLIYKGKSLVGPFPHSPWTDPSSGKVYPAILNIPVTSASTFVLLMSSLAMVLALSAVENRGKPLPPGAGWWDKALTSSKLWLWMTCLLGAGFLAFQAYEFTSFVHEGLTIRRNLFGSTFFTLTGFHGAHVTAGVIWLGTLLAIDYKRGLQPSDALNVDIAALYWHFVDVVWIAIFTLLYLIPD